In Pseudomonas poae, a single genomic region encodes these proteins:
- a CDS encoding DUF969 domain-containing protein — protein MQTVVNLWPLIGVLVIVVGFVLRFNPLLVVTAAAIATGLAAHFPLEKILATMGDGFLQTRALQLILLLPLAVIGLLERHGLRLHAQNWIARFERATVGRLLIIYLFVRESTAAMGLTSLGGHPQMVRPLLAPMAEGAAEKRYGKLPDKLRHKVLAMCAATDNVGLFFGEDIFVAFGAIALMHTFLLGSGIDVEPLHIAVWGIPTAICAFVIHAIRLHRFDRKLTRELTSVAMPVEPAQ, from the coding sequence ATGCAAACTGTTGTGAACTTATGGCCGTTGATCGGCGTACTTGTCATCGTGGTTGGCTTTGTCTTGCGCTTCAATCCGCTGTTGGTGGTGACCGCGGCCGCGATCGCTACCGGGCTTGCCGCCCATTTTCCGCTGGAGAAAATTCTTGCCACCATGGGCGATGGTTTCCTTCAGACCCGCGCCCTGCAGTTGATTCTGTTGTTGCCCCTGGCGGTCATTGGCCTGCTCGAGCGCCATGGGTTGCGCCTGCATGCGCAGAACTGGATCGCACGGTTCGAACGCGCCACGGTTGGGCGCTTGTTGATCATCTATCTGTTTGTCCGTGAATCCACCGCAGCGATGGGTTTGACTAGCTTGGGCGGGCATCCGCAGATGGTACGTCCGCTGCTGGCGCCGATGGCTGAGGGGGCGGCAGAAAAACGCTACGGCAAACTGCCGGACAAGCTGCGCCACAAGGTGCTCGCGATGTGCGCCGCGACTGACAATGTCGGGCTGTTTTTTGGCGAAGACATCTTTGTTGCCTTCGGTGCGATTGCGTTGATGCACACCTTCCTTCTGGGGTCGGGGATCGATGTCGAACCGCTGCATATCGCGGTGTGGGGCATTCCGACGGCGATCTGCGCGTTTGTCATTCATGCGATCCGGCTCCATCGATTTGACCGAAAGCTCACGCGTGAACTGACGTCCGTCGCCATGCCAGTGGAGCCCGCGCAATGA
- a CDS encoding DUF979 domain-containing protein produces the protein MIISIQYLYWLAGVLLLITAGMILIDRTHPKRWSSALFWLLFAIPFLVGERLPSVAIGAGVVVMALIAGMGGVGRGQHAQLHDKASRASAGRLRHKLFIPALAIPLTTVIGSVVLKHAEIGGVPLLDPKNTTFVSLGIGCLIALGLACWLTRDTPVQALRESRRLTEALGWAMVLPQMLAMLGLLFNEAGVGTAVAHVTTTYINLDFKLVAVMVYVLGMALFTMIMGNGFAAFPVMTGGVGVPVLVGIYGGNPAVMAAIGMFSGYCGTLMTPMAANYNIVPAALLELPDKNAVIKAQIPTALMMLVVNIVLLYLLM, from the coding sequence ATGATCATCTCCATTCAATACCTTTACTGGCTAGCCGGTGTCCTGTTGTTGATTACCGCGGGCATGATCCTGATCGACCGAACCCATCCCAAACGCTGGTCCAGTGCCCTGTTCTGGCTGCTGTTTGCCATTCCATTTCTGGTGGGTGAACGCTTGCCGTCGGTGGCTATCGGCGCAGGCGTGGTGGTAATGGCGTTGATCGCGGGCATGGGAGGTGTGGGGCGTGGCCAGCATGCGCAGCTGCATGACAAGGCCTCGCGGGCCAGTGCAGGTCGACTTAGACACAAGTTGTTTATTCCGGCACTGGCCATCCCCCTGACCACGGTGATCGGTTCCGTCGTGCTGAAGCACGCGGAAATTGGCGGCGTGCCGCTACTGGACCCGAAAAACACCACCTTCGTCTCTCTCGGTATCGGCTGCCTGATTGCGCTTGGCTTGGCCTGCTGGCTGACCCGTGACACGCCCGTGCAGGCGCTTCGTGAATCACGCCGTCTCACCGAAGCCTTGGGTTGGGCCATGGTGCTGCCGCAAATGCTGGCGATGCTCGGGTTGCTGTTCAATGAAGCAGGCGTGGGTACGGCGGTCGCCCATGTGACCACCACTTACATCAACCTGGATTTCAAGTTGGTAGCGGTGATGGTCTACGTGCTGGGCATGGCGCTGTTCACGATGATCATGGGTAATGGCTTTGCTGCCTTCCCTGTAATGACCGGCGGTGTCGGCGTGCCAGTGCTGGTCGGCATCTACGGGGGTAACCCGGCGGTGATGGCGGCGATCGGTATGTTCTCCGGCTACTGCGGAACCCTGATGACCCCGATGGCCGCCAACTACAATATCGTGCCGGCGGCGTTGCTGGAGTTGCCGGACAAGAACGCGGTGATCAAGGCTCAGATTCCCACGGCATTAATGATGCTGGTCGTGAACATCGTGCTGCTTTACCTGTTGATGTAG
- a CDS encoding response regulator has protein sequence MNILVVEDEPKAGNYLLNGLQELGYSVTLARDGVDGLHQALETSFDVIVLDVMMPKMDGWEVLRRLRKEADTPVLFLTARDDISDRIKGLELGADDYLIKPFSFAELVARLRTLTRRGPSREEEQLQIADLQIDVLKRRVTRGGTRITLTNKEFALLHLFATHQDQVLSRSMIASRVWDMNFDSDTNVVDVAVRRLRLKIDDPFQLKLIHSVRGIGYRFDTQP, from the coding sequence ATGAACATCCTCGTAGTCGAAGACGAACCCAAGGCCGGTAACTACCTGCTCAACGGCCTGCAAGAACTGGGCTATTCCGTAACCCTCGCCCGCGATGGCGTGGACGGTCTGCACCAAGCGCTGGAAACCTCGTTCGATGTGATCGTGCTGGATGTGATGATGCCTAAAATGGACGGTTGGGAAGTGCTGCGCCGACTGCGCAAAGAAGCGGACACCCCGGTACTTTTTCTAACGGCCCGCGATGATATTTCCGACCGCATCAAGGGCCTGGAGCTCGGCGCCGACGACTACCTGATCAAACCCTTCTCCTTCGCCGAACTGGTGGCACGCCTGCGCACCCTCACCCGCCGTGGCCCGAGCCGGGAGGAAGAACAACTGCAGATCGCCGACCTGCAAATCGACGTATTGAAACGTCGCGTCACTCGCGGCGGTACACGCATCACCCTCACCAACAAGGAATTTGCCCTGCTGCATCTGTTCGCCACCCACCAGGACCAGGTTCTGTCACGCTCGATGATCGCCTCCCGGGTGTGGGACATGAACTTCGACAGCGACACCAACGTGGTCGACGTAGCCGTACGGCGCCTGCGCCTGAAAATCGACGATCCGTTCCAACTCAAGCTGATCCACAGCGTACGCGGTATCGGCTATCGCTTCGACACACAACCATGA
- a CDS encoding DUF2790 domain-containing protein: MKLFMFGFAALLATGSVFAADAPNVIHDKVGFFVHLDVAKVLSSTDTYGQCGIVPARLDYLDHQNREHVMDYQVQAIGCPSDN, from the coding sequence ATGAAACTGTTTATGTTCGGCTTCGCCGCCTTGCTCGCCACCGGCTCTGTGTTTGCCGCCGATGCGCCCAATGTGATCCACGACAAAGTCGGCTTCTTCGTGCATCTGGACGTCGCCAAAGTACTGTCCAGCACCGACACCTACGGCCAATGCGGTATCGTGCCCGCGCGACTCGATTATCTGGATCACCAAAATCGCGAACACGTGATGGATTACCAGGTACAGGCTATCGGCTGCCCCAGTGACAACTGA
- the csrA gene encoding carbon storage regulator yields MLILTRKVGESINIGDDITITILGVSGQQVRIGINAPKDVAVHREEIYQRIQAGLTAPDKNQTP; encoded by the coding sequence ATGCTTATACTCACCCGAAAAGTCGGTGAAAGCATAAACATCGGTGATGACATCACGATCACCATCCTGGGCGTCAGCGGCCAGCAAGTACGAATCGGCATCAACGCACCCAAGGATGTTGCCGTGCATCGCGAGGAAATCTACCAGCGCATCCAGGCCGGGCTGACGGCCCCGGACAAAAACCAGACGCCTTGA
- a CDS encoding SPOR domain-containing protein produces the protein MRKVAMAIAVLALAGCGEGKSVDAPKAKPAVTESQPQTGAIAAQEWDLRVGPPDHKLQAITDLTAWLLEHGFNFYIVKVDGKDDVLLGPFATRAEAEAKQALLAEKLARAKKTDTESEIIEHKAAQ, from the coding sequence GTGCGTAAAGTAGCGATGGCAATTGCGGTGTTGGCATTGGCCGGTTGCGGTGAAGGCAAAAGCGTCGATGCGCCCAAGGCCAAGCCTGCCGTGACCGAAAGCCAGCCACAAACCGGCGCGATTGCCGCCCAGGAATGGGACCTGCGAGTCGGCCCGCCGGACCACAAGCTGCAGGCGATTACCGACCTGACCGCCTGGTTGCTGGAACATGGTTTTAATTTTTATATCGTGAAAGTCGACGGCAAGGATGATGTGCTGTTGGGCCCATTCGCCACCAGGGCGGAAGCCGAGGCCAAGCAAGCACTGCTTGCCGAAAAGCTCGCCCGGGCCAAGAAAACCGATACCGAGTCTGAGATCATCGAACACAAGGCTGCGCAGTAA
- a CDS encoding deoxyribonuclease: MSARFIAVCCLFFAVTAHAQAPRTFSEAKKVAWKLYAPQSTEFYCGCKYTGNRVDLKACGYIPRKNASRAARIEWEHIVPAWQIGHQRQCWQNGGRKNCTRNDEAFKRAEADLHNLVPSIGEVNGDRNNFSFGWLPVQSGQYGSCLTQVDFKAKKVMPRPSIRGMIARTYFYMSKQYGLRLSKQDRQLYEAWNKTYPVQTWERQRNQTVACVMGRGNEFVGPVNLKACG, translated from the coding sequence ATGAGTGCCCGTTTTATTGCTGTGTGTTGCCTGTTTTTTGCCGTTACTGCCCATGCCCAGGCACCTCGGACGTTCAGCGAAGCCAAGAAAGTCGCCTGGAAACTCTACGCCCCACAATCCACCGAGTTCTATTGCGGTTGCAAGTACACCGGCAACCGTGTGGACCTCAAAGCCTGCGGCTACATCCCACGCAAGAATGCCAGTCGCGCAGCGCGTATCGAGTGGGAGCACATCGTCCCAGCGTGGCAGATCGGGCATCAGCGCCAGTGCTGGCAGAATGGCGGGCGCAAGAACTGCACGCGCAATGACGAGGCGTTCAAGCGCGCCGAAGCCGACTTGCACAACCTGGTGCCCAGCATTGGGGAGGTCAACGGCGACCGTAACAATTTCAGTTTTGGCTGGCTGCCAGTGCAAAGCGGGCAGTACGGTTCGTGCCTGACCCAGGTGGACTTCAAGGCCAAGAAGGTCATGCCACGCCCGTCCATTCGGGGGATGATCGCCCGCACCTACTTCTACATGAGCAAGCAGTACGGCCTGCGCCTATCGAAACAGGATCGCCAGCTGTACGAAGCCTGGAACAAAACCTACCCGGTACAAACCTGGGAACGCCAGCGTAACCAGACTGTCGCGTGCGTGATGGGGCGCGGTAACGAGTTTGTCGGCCCGGTGAACCTCAAGGCCTGCGGTTGA
- a CDS encoding DUF1654 domain-containing protein, translating to MINSTNAQKAKAALIFRLPEEPEDEWGRLLEEIAENDNVTLAYRDDGGVQIFWVVPKED from the coding sequence ATCATCAATTCCACCAACGCCCAAAAAGCCAAGGCAGCCTTGATCTTCCGCTTGCCGGAAGAACCTGAAGATGAGTGGGGACGCTTGTTGGAAGAAATCGCGGAAAACGACAACGTCACCCTTGCCTATAGGGACGACGGCGGCGTGCAGATTTTCTGGGTTGTACCGAAGGAAGATTGA